The DNA window CCGCGGCCTTCCCGAAGATCGTCATCCAGAACACGTGATGACCGCTTACGTCGTCGGGCGCATGCACGTGCGCAATCGCGACAAGTGGGAACAGTATCTCGCGCAGGTCGGTGCCACCTTCGCGCCGTATCAGGGCGAGGTCGTGCTTCGCGGCAGGGACGCGGTAAACCTCGACGGCGTGGACGCGCACGAACTGGCGGTCGTCGTGCGCTTCCCGGATCTGGCGGCGGCCGAGCGCTGGCGCCAGTCGCCCGAGTATCGCCGCATCGTGCCGCTGCGCGACGAAGCTGCGGACGTCGTGCTGATCGCCTACAGCGCCTGAGCGACGCCGCCACAAACAGCCGACAAACAGGGAGCCATCCTTCGGATGACCATCAAGTCCGACCGCTGGATTCGTCGCATGGCGCAAAGCCACGGCATGATCGAACCGTTCGAGCCGCACCAGGTGAAGGAGGTGAATGGTCAGCAGGTCGTGTCCTTCGGCACCTCCAGCTATGGCTACGACATACGCTGCTCGGAGGAATTCAAGCTCTTCACCGACATCAACACGACGATCGTCGATCCCAAGAATTTCGATCCGAAGTCGTTCGTCGACGTGAAGGGGCCGTCGTGCATCATTCCGCCCAACTCGTTCGCACTCGCGCGCACCGTCGAG is part of the Betaproteobacteria bacterium genome and encodes:
- a CDS encoding DUF1330 domain-containing protein; the protein is MTAYVVGRMHVRNRDKWEQYLAQVGATFAPYQGEVVLRGRDAVNLDGVDAHELAVVVRFPDLAAAERWRQSPEYRRIVPLRDEAADVVLIAYSA
- a CDS encoding dCTP deaminase, yielding MTIKSDRWIRRMAQSHGMIEPFEPHQVKEVNGQQVVSFGTSSYGYDIRCSEEFKLFTDINTTIVDPKNFDPKSFVDVKGPSCIIPPNSFALARTVEYFRIPRNVLTICLGKSTYARCGIIVNVTPLEPEWEGYVTLEFSNTTPLPARIYANEGVAQVIFLEADREDVCETSYRDRGGKYQGQRGVTLPKM